One Bacteroidota bacterium genomic window, GCGAATATCCTTTCGCGCATGCCGGATAGGCTCGATGATGCTGCGGAACTCGATCGTGCCAACGGTCGTACTTGGGAGAAGAGGCGTGAAGAGAAAGTGGTTGCGCGGACTTACAACGATGATGTCGTAATCGTCCTTCAGGTTCTTCACAAGATTGAACGCGCCGAAGCCGGTGCCGAGAACGACGAGACGGGGACGGGATGACGAGACCATAAAGGCAGGAAATTCGACTCTTTTTGAAATTGAACTTCAGTAACTATGAGGTGAATTCGAGTTTCACTTCCGGCGTCAGCACTTCGTTCATCGAGCCGGTGCGGTAGCCTTGAAGATCGAGAGTTACATACGTAAAGCCGAGATGCTTGAGATGGACAACGAGCCGTTCGCGCAAGTCATCATCCAGCAGTCGACCAAGTTCCTCCTTGCCGACTTCGATGCGAGCCGTCCTCTCATCATGAAAGCGTACGCGAAAGAACCGGAAACCTTCATCACGCAGAAACGTCTCGGCAGTATCCACTTTGGTAAGATTTTCTTTCGTGATGCTCATTCCGTAGGGAAACCGGGAGGAGAGACAGGCGAACGCCGGTTTGTCCCACGTCGGCAGGCCGAGATGCTTCGAAAGCTCACGGACTTCGTCTTTGCTGAGTCCGGCTTCGAGCAGCGGTGAGCGAACGTTCTTCTCTGACTTGGCCTTCATCCCCGGACGGAAATCGCCGACATCGTCCGTTATTGTTCCGTCGGCAATCCACTTCAGGCCTTCGCGTCTGGCAATCTCATCCAACTTCCCGAATAGCTCCGTTTTGCAGAAGTAACAGCGATTGACGGGGTTCTCCTGAAACTTCAACACGTCGGTTTCCTCCGTGTTCACGACGATGTACCGGGCGCCGATGCTCCCGGCAATCTTCACCGCTTCTTCAAATTCGCGTGTCGGGTACGTTTCCGATCTGCCAATCATTGCGACAGCCTGTTCGCCCAACACATCAACGGCAATTTTCAGAAGCAGTGTACTATCCACACCGCCCGAATACCCGATGGCGACGCTTTCCATCTCTTTCAGGATGGACTGAAGCCGTCGGTACTTTGACTGTACGATTTCAGAGAACATGAACATCCTCCCAAAACAAAAATCCCGTCTCACAAAATTGTTGACGGGATAATATAAAGAATGTTGCTCGTTCGCGAAACTCGCCGGCCCTACTTCTCCAGCAACTTCTTGAATGCCTTCAGCGATCTCGCGTCGGGAAATTCCTCTTCAAACATCCGCTTCATTTCGGGGTTGAGGGTGAAGGAATTTTTGAGAGACTCGATTGCTTCAAATGTCCGGTTCAGAACTATCAGCGCTTTGGCTCTGTAGTAGAAGGGGTCTGCCGAAACGGGATTGGATTCAACTGCTTTGTCGAATGACTTGAGGGCTTGTTTGACGTAGCCGAGTTCGAACAAGGTCTCACCGTAGTCAATCCACGCCTCGTAATTTGTCGGCTCCAACTTTGTGACCATCTTGTACGCAAGAACGGAATCGCGGACGCGGCCCATATTGTACAGCAAGTCGGCTTTTGCATACCACAAGTCGGCGTAATCGCCGCACAGCGAAAGCGCCTTGTTGTAATCGCCTAACGCCCGGCGGTATTGGCCGAGGGAATCGTAGCAGCTTCCCCTTCCGAAGTACGATTCATAATGGCGGGCATCATACTTCAGCGCTTGTGTAAACGACCTTATCGCCAGCTCGTAATCTCCCAACTCTTCGTAGGCGTTCCCCAGATTGTGCCACGCGGGAACGTCTTTTTCTTCCGATTTCAAGGTCTCACGGTAGCATTCAATCGCCTCCTCAAGTCTTCCCATATTGGCATAGGCGTTTCCCTTATTGTACCATGCTGCCGGAAAGTTCTCGTGAATCGCCAGGGCCACATCGTAGCTTTCGACTGCCCGGTAGTAGTTGGCCATCCGGTTCAGGACTATGCCGCGATTGTACCAGGCGTTATAATTGTACGGGTCGAGATTCAGATGCTCATCGTAACACCGGAGGGATTCGGTGGGCATGTCGAGATAGTCGTAGCAGAAGCCCAATTCATACCATGCATCTCTGTTGGCAGGATTTCCCTCGACGATAAACCGGAAAATTTTTGCCGCCTCCTGATATCGTCCGGTTTTTTCCAGCGTGATTGCTTTGTTGAAGAGGGCATCTTCGTTGGCGGGTTCGATTTCAAGGGCCTTCTCGAAACAGGCAAGCGCCTCTTCGGGCTTGCTCAAATCGTCAAGCGAGATTCCTTTATTGATGAGAATTTCCGGATCGACAGGGTTGAGCGAGAGGGCTTTGTCGTAGCTTTCGATTGCTTCTTCGTACCGGTAGAGATTGTTGAGGATGAGACCCTTGCGCTGCCACGTCTCGGCACTATAGGGGATATAGACGAGAAGTTGGTTGATGAAGTGAAGGGCATCCTCGAATTTTTCGCTCTCCCAGTAGTAGTTGACGATTTCTTCCAGCGCTTCGATGCTCGAGATCTTGGAAGAGCCGTCCTTGAGCATATCCTTCAGCTTCTTAAGCTCGTCTTCAGGGCGTTCGTCGTCCAAAGACTCGTTTTCATCGTCAAAATTGGTATAATCGAAAATACTCATGCTCATCTCCCTTACTAAAGCTATCGGTCGGGAACCCCTCCATCTTTGCTCGCAAATAAACCAAAATGGAATCTGAAGTCAAGAACACAATTCATCAAGCGCGGTAAGTCCCGAGTTTCATTGATTTTCTATGGCAATAGGTTTATATTCAACGGTTAAAACTGAATGATCCGAGAGAATATAGAGACGATCCGCGGCCGGATCACCGCAGCGTGTACAACGGCGCGCAGAAATCCGGATGAGATTACGGTTCTCGCCGTTTCGAAGACATTTTCCTTCGATGCTGTTGCGGAGGCCGTTGCTGCCGGGATTGTTGATGTCGGCGAGAATTATGTTCAAGAACTTCTGAACAAGAAGGCGCAACTTGAAGCAGCGCCTGTCCGCTGGCATTTCATCGGACATCTTCAGACGAATAAAGTGAAGTATATTGCAGGCTGGATTCATCTTGTTCATGCCGTTGACAGCATCGGGCTGGCAAGTGAACTGGACAAGCGGGCGAAACAAACCGGCCGAGTGATCGACGTTTTGCTCGAAGTGAACACAACCGGCGAGCAGACGAAATTCGGACTCCGACCGGAAGCCACAACCGGCTTTGTACAGTCGCTTGCAGCACTTCAGAACATCCGGATTGCGGGATTGATGACGATGGGCCCGTTCCTGCCCGACCCGGAGGGGTCGCGTCCCATGTTTCGGAGGCTGAGGGTGTTGAGGGATGAGGTCGCCGCGTTGAAACAACCCAACGTTACAATGCGGCATCTCTCGATGGGGATGACGGGAGACTTTGAGGTGGCAATTGAAGAGGGCGCA contains:
- the larE gene encoding ATP-dependent sacrificial sulfur transferase LarE, with the protein product MFMFSEIVQSKYRRLQSILKEMESVAIGYSGGVDSTLLLKIAVDVLGEQAVAMIGRSETYPTREFEEAVKIAGSIGARYIVVNTEETDVLKFQENPVNRCYFCKTELFGKLDEIARREGLKWIADGTITDDVGDFRPGMKAKSEKNVRSPLLEAGLSKDEVRELSKHLGLPTWDKPAFACLSSRFPYGMSITKENLTKVDTAETFLRDEGFRFFRVRFHDERTARIEVGKEELGRLLDDDLRERLVVHLKHLGFTYVTLDLQGYRTGSMNEVLTPEVKLEFTS
- a CDS encoding tetratricopeptide repeat protein, with translation MSIFDYTNFDDENESLDDERPEDELKKLKDMLKDGSSKISSIEALEEIVNYYWESEKFEDALHFINQLLVYIPYSAETWQRKGLILNNLYRYEEAIESYDKALSLNPVDPEILINKGISLDDLSKPEEALACFEKALEIEPANEDALFNKAITLEKTGRYQEAAKIFRFIVEGNPANRDAWYELGFCYDYLDMPTESLRCYDEHLNLDPYNYNAWYNRGIVLNRMANYYRAVESYDVALAIHENFPAAWYNKGNAYANMGRLEEAIECYRETLKSEEKDVPAWHNLGNAYEELGDYELAIRSFTQALKYDARHYESYFGRGSCYDSLGQYRRALGDYNKALSLCGDYADLWYAKADLLYNMGRVRDSVLAYKMVTKLEPTNYEAWIDYGETLFELGYVKQALKSFDKAVESNPVSADPFYYRAKALIVLNRTFEAIESLKNSFTLNPEMKRMFEEEFPDARSLKAFKKLLEK
- a CDS encoding YggS family pyridoxal phosphate-dependent enzyme; its protein translation is MIRENIETIRGRITAACTTARRNPDEITVLAVSKTFSFDAVAEAVAAGIVDVGENYVQELLNKKAQLEAAPVRWHFIGHLQTNKVKYIAGWIHLVHAVDSIGLASELDKRAKQTGRVIDVLLEVNTTGEQTKFGLRPEATTGFVQSLAALQNIRIAGLMTMGPFLPDPEGSRPMFRRLRVLRDEVAALKQPNVTMRHLSMGMTGDFEVAIEEGATIIRLGTAIFGKRTRKA